One genomic window of Pseudomonadota bacterium includes the following:
- a CDS encoding ATP-binding cassette domain-containing protein: MPRLLVTGLSYAHLGPFDFYLAAGKTVFLTGPSGGGKSLLLRALADLDPWSGEILLDGRPCAGFTAPEWRRRVALLPAESQWWHDRVGEHFQVCPSADQLAALGFAAGVETWAVNRLSSGEKQRLAMLRLLRHRPAVLLLDEPSANLDRENRERLEKFIGDYQHRQGAAILWVTHDQEQPHRVVGRVYHLENGFLQEVQSA, translated from the coding sequence ATGCCCCGATTATTGGTGACCGGTTTGAGCTATGCCCATCTGGGGCCCTTTGATTTTTATCTCGCCGCCGGGAAAACGGTTTTTCTCACGGGTCCTTCCGGCGGGGGAAAAAGCTTGCTGCTGCGGGCTCTGGCGGATCTGGATCCCTGGTCCGGTGAGATCCTGCTTGACGGCCGCCCCTGCGCCGGTTTCACGGCCCCGGAGTGGCGGCGCCGGGTGGCCTTGCTGCCGGCGGAGAGTCAGTGGTGGCATGATCGGGTCGGGGAGCATTTTCAGGTATGCCCGTCCGCCGATCAGCTTGCCGCTCTGGGTTTTGCCGCCGGGGTTGAAACCTGGGCCGTGAACCGGCTTTCCTCCGGAGAAAAACAGCGCCTGGCGATGCTGCGCCTGCTGCGGCATCGGCCTGCGGTCTTGCTGCTGGATGAACCTTCCGCCAATCTCGACCGGGAAAATCGCGAGCGTCTGGAAAAATTCATCGGCGACTATCAACACCGGCAGGGGGCGGCGATTCTCTGGGTGACTCATGATCAGGAACAGCCGCATCGTGTCGTCGGCCGGGTTTATCATCTCGAAAACGGATTTCTGCAGGAGGTGCAAAGCGCATGA
- the fetB gene encoding iron export ABC transporter permease subunit FetB → MNAAPLTTFDLTLVSLLVLALALVSLPLRLELAAQLVGAALRMTLQLLLIGFILKWLFGAAEPLWIALLAIFMLLSAGREIDRRQKRRFQGGWGFAIGTFSMFVSTFPLALFTLTLVIGNQPWYEPRYAVPLLGMLLGNAMNGVSLGFDRLLHNVWQQRQVVENRLMLGEDWFEALSEIRRESIRSGLMPTINAMTAAGIISLPGMMTGQILAGSPPLEAVKYQILIMLLIAAGSGFGTIIAVFLGGRRLFDGRQRLRLERLTLS, encoded by the coding sequence ATGAACGCGGCGCCCCTGACAACTTTTGATCTGACCCTGGTTTCCCTGCTGGTCTTGGCTCTGGCTCTGGTTTCCCTGCCGTTGCGCCTGGAACTTGCCGCTCAGCTGGTCGGCGCCGCCCTGCGCATGACGCTGCAACTGTTGCTTATCGGTTTTATCCTGAAATGGCTGTTCGGCGCGGCTGAACCTCTCTGGATCGCCCTGCTCGCGATCTTCATGCTGCTCAGCGCCGGGCGGGAGATCGACCGGCGGCAGAAGCGCCGTTTTCAGGGCGGCTGGGGTTTTGCCATCGGGACCTTTTCCATGTTTGTGAGCACCTTTCCTCTGGCCCTGTTTACCCTGACCTTGGTGATCGGCAACCAACCCTGGTATGAGCCGCGTTACGCGGTGCCGCTGCTGGGCATGCTGCTGGGTAATGCCATGAACGGGGTTTCCCTGGGTTTCGACCGGCTTTTGCACAACGTTTGGCAGCAGCGGCAGGTGGTCGAGAATCGGCTGATGCTGGGGGAAGATTGGTTTGAAGCCCTGAGTGAGATTCGCCGCGAGAGTATTCGTTCCGGCCTGATGCCGACCATCAACGCGATGACGGCGGCCGGAATAATCAGTCTGCCGGGCATGATGACCGGCCAGATTCTGGCCGGCAGTCCGCCTCTGGAAGCGGTCAAATACCAGATTCTGATTATGCTGCTGATCGCGGCGGGCAGCGGTTTCGGAACGATTATCGCGGTTTTTCTGGGCGGGCGTCGGCTTTTTGACGGGCGTCAGCGCCTGCGCCTGGAGCGGCTGACGCTTTCGTGA